A genomic stretch from Desulfolutivibrio sulfodismutans DSM 3696 includes:
- a CDS encoding outer membrane homotrimeric porin, which produces MKRLTLALAAILVLGCFASAQAATEVKMTGDFRVYGNWWNGRNFTGWSNQFNGGSAAGTQTEDDFGVNQRFRLRTDFVANEALKFRLGIRVNNQWWGRGTLTADAPAVSIDVYQAYLQFKWPDTDIEITAGRQPLALPQSGYFDGGLVFDSEAAALVITAPLVPDTLGLLIGYSRFYDNGQWDATTTQVADELDLFFMALPITLDGFSITPWTALGIGGRNANYDSLVLANLVTPGAIAPGWSENQNTYWWLGGAIEVDALDPIKFYADVIYGQGAMADRQVNNRRGWFIDAAIEYTGWDVLTPSVFGWWSTGEDGSWRNGSERMPYTVPSWNGGTSFLFDGGQELGADSNMYMNPIGTWGIGLSLKDISFIEKLTHRITVAYTQGTNASKAFRSINYANYAITAAGVAVPMTGAVVSPAYYGVDYTYPGYTSNGLFSMGRDLTASEYVLGLSFDHKYMIYENLAAIIETGYAHGHFQKSVWGPRLANKAQDAWRVAFGLQYKF; this is translated from the coding sequence ATGAAACGTTTGACCCTTGCTTTGGCGGCCATTTTGGTCCTGGGCTGCTTCGCCAGCGCCCAGGCGGCCACCGAAGTGAAGATGACCGGTGATTTCCGTGTCTATGGCAACTGGTGGAACGGCCGCAACTTCACCGGCTGGTCCAATCAGTTCAACGGTGGCTCCGCTGCCGGAACCCAGACCGAAGACGACTTCGGCGTCAACCAGCGCTTTCGCCTGCGCACCGACTTCGTGGCCAACGAGGCCCTGAAGTTCCGCTTGGGCATCCGCGTGAACAACCAGTGGTGGGGCCGCGGCACGCTGACCGCCGACGCGCCTGCCGTGTCCATCGACGTCTACCAGGCCTACCTGCAGTTCAAGTGGCCGGACACCGACATCGAAATCACCGCTGGCCGTCAGCCCCTGGCCCTGCCCCAGAGCGGCTACTTCGACGGCGGGCTGGTCTTCGACTCCGAAGCCGCCGCCCTGGTGATCACTGCTCCCCTGGTGCCCGACACCCTGGGCCTCTTGATCGGCTACAGCCGCTTCTATGACAACGGCCAGTGGGACGCCACCACCACCCAGGTGGCTGATGAACTGGACCTGTTCTTCATGGCCCTGCCCATCACCCTGGACGGCTTCAGCATCACCCCGTGGACCGCTCTGGGCATCGGCGGCCGCAATGCCAACTACGACAGCCTGGTTCTCGCCAACCTGGTCACCCCGGGCGCCATCGCCCCGGGCTGGTCGGAGAATCAGAATACGTATTGGTGGTTGGGCGGCGCGATTGAAGTCGACGCCCTTGACCCCATCAAGTTCTACGCCGACGTGATTTACGGCCAGGGCGCCATGGCTGACCGTCAGGTCAACAACCGCCGCGGCTGGTTCATCGACGCCGCCATCGAATACACCGGCTGGGATGTCCTGACCCCGTCCGTGTTCGGTTGGTGGAGCACCGGTGAGGACGGCTCCTGGCGCAACGGCAGCGAGCGTATGCCCTACACCGTTCCTTCCTGGAACGGCGGCACCTCCTTCCTGTTCGACGGCGGACAGGAACTCGGCGCCGACAGCAACATGTACATGAACCCGATCGGCACCTGGGGTATCGGCCTGTCCCTGAAGGACATCTCCTTCATCGAAAAGCTGACCCACCGCATCACCGTCGCGTACACGCAGGGAACCAACGCGTCCAAGGCCTTCCGCAGCATCAACTACGCCAACTACGCGATCACCGCCGCCGGCGTGGCCGTGCCCATGACCGGCGCCGTCGTGTCCCCGGCGTACTATGGCGTGGACTACACCTATCCTGGCTACACGTCCAACGGCCTGTTTTCCATGGGCCGCGACCTGACCGCCAGCGAGTATGTGCTTGGACTGAGCTTCGACCACAAGTACATGATCTATGAAAACCTGGCTGCCATCATCGAGACCGGCTACGCCCACGGCCACTTCCAGAAGAGCGTGTGGGGCCCCCGTCTTGCCAACAAGGCGCAGGACGCCTGGCGCGTGGCCTTCGGATTGCAGTACAAGTTCTAA
- a CDS encoding outer membrane homotrimeric porin codes for MKRLTLALAAILLLGCFASAQAATEVKMTGDFRVYGNWWNGRNFTGWSNQFNGGTAAGTQTEDDFGVSQRFRLRTDFVANEALKFRLGIRVNNQWWGRGTLTADAPAVSIDVYQAFLQFKWPDTDIEITAGRQPLAIPQSKYFDGSLIFDSEAAALVITAPLVPDTLGLLVGYSRFYDNGQWDATTTQVADELDLFFMALPITLDGFSVTPWTAIGVAGRNAAYNFEAAANLVSPGYLIPGWKDRQNAYWWLGGAIEVDALDPIKFYADVIYGQGAMNERSSSQRHGWFIDAAVEYTGWDILTPSVFGWWSTGEDGSWRNGSERMPYTFSSWNGGTSFLFDGGQELGADSNMYMNPVGSWGLGLSLKNISFIEKLTHRLTFVYVQGTNSSRAFRNINYANYAITAAGIAVPMTGAVVTPAYYGVDYTYPGYTSNGLFTMGRDLTASEYVFGLSFDHKYMIYENLAAIIETGYAHGHFQKSVWGPRLANKAQDAWRVALGLQYKF; via the coding sequence ATGAAACGTTTGACTCTTGCTTTGGCGGCCATTTTGCTCCTGGGCTGTTTCGCCAGCGCCCAGGCGGCCACCGAAGTGAAGATGACCGGTGATTTCCGTGTCTACGGCAACTGGTGGAACGGCCGCAACTTCACCGGCTGGTCCAACCAGTTCAACGGCGGCACCGCCGCCGGAACCCAGACCGAAGACGACTTCGGCGTGAGCCAGCGCTTCCGCCTGCGCACCGACTTCGTGGCCAACGAGGCCCTGAAGTTCCGCTTGGGCATCCGCGTGAACAACCAGTGGTGGGGTCGCGGCACCCTGACCGCCGACGCGCCTGCCGTGTCCATTGACGTTTACCAGGCCTTTTTGCAGTTCAAGTGGCCGGACACCGACATCGAGATCACTGCCGGTCGTCAGCCCTTGGCCATTCCCCAGAGCAAGTACTTTGACGGCAGCCTGATCTTCGATTCCGAGGCCGCCGCCCTGGTGATCACCGCTCCCCTGGTGCCCGACACCCTGGGACTGTTGGTCGGCTACAGCCGTTTCTATGACAACGGCCAGTGGGACGCCACCACCACCCAGGTGGCTGATGAGCTGGACCTGTTCTTCATGGCCCTGCCCATCACCCTGGATGGCTTCAGCGTGACCCCGTGGACCGCCATTGGCGTCGCCGGACGCAATGCGGCCTACAACTTCGAGGCCGCCGCCAACCTGGTTTCCCCTGGCTACCTGATCCCGGGCTGGAAGGACCGTCAGAACGCCTATTGGTGGTTGGGCGGCGCGATTGAAGTCGACGCCCTTGATCCCATCAAGTTCTACGCCGACGTGATTTACGGACAGGGCGCCATGAATGAGCGCAGCAGCAGCCAGCGCCATGGCTGGTTCATCGACGCCGCCGTCGAATACACCGGCTGGGATATCCTGACCCCGTCCGTGTTCGGCTGGTGGAGCACCGGTGAGGACGGCTCCTGGCGTAACGGCAGCGAGCGCATGCCCTACACCTTCTCGTCCTGGAACGGCGGCACCTCCTTCCTGTTCGACGGCGGACAGGAACTCGGCGCCGACAGCAACATGTACATGAACCCGGTTGGCTCCTGGGGCTTGGGCCTCTCCCTGAAGAACATCTCCTTCATCGAGAAGCTGACCCACCGCCTGACCTTCGTGTATGTGCAGGGAACCAACTCGTCCAGGGCCTTCCGCAACATCAACTACGCCAACTACGCGATCACCGCCGCTGGTATTGCCGTGCCCATGACCGGCGCCGTCGTGACCCCGGCGTACTATGGCGTGGACTACACCTATCCCGGCTACACCTCGAACGGCCTGTTCACCATGGGCCGCGACCTGACCGCCAGCGAGTACGTGTTCGGACTGAGCTTCGACCACAAGTACATGATTTATGAAAACCTGGCCGCCATCATCGAGACCGGCTACGCCCACGGCCATTTCCAGAAGAGCGTGTGGGGCCCCCGTCTTGCCAACAAGGCGCAGGACGCCTGGCGCGTGGCTCTCGGTCTGCAGTACAAGTTCTAA
- a CDS encoding DUF401 family protein, with protein sequence MDVLAGLFPLLKVLAAFAAMLTGIRLRLGLPLSILAGSILLAALFALSPLTWIATAARALADPQTLSLAGIVACIMTLSDLLEKTGQNDRLMRAVAPLITNPALRITFFPALIGLLPMPGGAHFSAPMVKSVGDPLSVSAKDQALINYWFRHLWEPCWPLYPGVIMAASLANVSLVSIMAITWPAAVGCVAIGWFFFLRQNLKTTAALPHVTGKTDYKTLLKLGLPLLTAILGAVGAEAAFAALKSDLPFEIGVMIALAAASLVCALQNRVPAREILYELKNRHTLHMLAVIAAIFIFKDVLGATGVAETLASSAGKEAVLVTAAVIVPFLVGLVSGITMAYVGAAFPLLMAVIPMTQSGPDMAWITLAILCGYTGVLISPLHICFIFSCSYYHVDLASAWRRLVAPCAIFLAASLVYVALL encoded by the coding sequence ATGGATGTCCTCGCCGGTCTGTTCCCCCTTCTCAAAGTGCTGGCCGCCTTCGCCGCCATGCTCACGGGCATCCGCCTGCGCCTTGGCCTGCCCTTGTCCATCCTGGCGGGCAGCATCCTTCTGGCCGCCCTGTTCGCCCTGTCCCCCCTGACCTGGATCGCCACGGCGGCCCGCGCCCTGGCCGACCCCCAGACCCTCAGCCTGGCGGGCATCGTGGCCTGCATCATGACCTTAAGCGACCTTCTGGAGAAAACCGGACAAAACGACCGGCTCATGCGCGCCGTGGCTCCGTTGATCACAAATCCGGCCCTGCGCATCACCTTTTTCCCGGCGCTTATCGGCCTGTTGCCCATGCCCGGCGGGGCGCACTTCTCCGCCCCCATGGTCAAAAGCGTGGGCGACCCCCTGAGCGTCTCCGCCAAGGACCAGGCCCTCATCAATTATTGGTTTCGGCACCTGTGGGAACCCTGCTGGCCCCTGTATCCCGGCGTCATCATGGCCGCCTCCCTGGCCAACGTCTCTCTGGTCTCCATCATGGCCATCACCTGGCCCGCCGCAGTGGGCTGCGTCGCCATCGGATGGTTTTTTTTTCTGCGGCAAAACCTCAAAACCACCGCCGCGCTTCCACATGTCACAGGAAAAACAGACTACAAAACCCTGCTCAAACTGGGCCTGCCCCTGCTGACGGCCATCCTCGGCGCGGTCGGCGCGGAGGCCGCCTTCGCCGCCCTCAAAAGCGATCTGCCCTTCGAAATCGGCGTCATGATCGCGCTTGCCGCCGCAAGCCTGGTCTGCGCCCTGCAAAACCGGGTTCCCGCCCGCGAGATCCTTTACGAGCTCAAAAACCGCCACACCCTGCACATGCTCGCGGTCATCGCCGCCATCTTCATCTTCAAGGATGTCCTCGGGGCCACCGGCGTGGCCGAAACCCTCGCCTCCTCGGCCGGAAAAGAGGCCGTCCTGGTCACTGCCGCCGTCATCGTTCCCTTTCTTGTCGGTCTCGTCTCCGGCATCACCATGGCCTACGTGGGGGCCGCCTTCCCGCTGCTCATGGCCGTCATCCCCATGACCCAAAGTGGCCCGGATATGGCCTGGATCACCCTGGCCATCCTGTGCGGCTATACCGGCGTGCTTATCTCGCCCCTGCATATCTGCTTCATCTTCTCCTGCTCCTACTACCACGTGGATCTGGCGTCCGCCTGGCGACGCCTCGTGGCGCCCTGCGCCATCTTCCTGGCCGCCAGCCTCGTCTACGTCGCCCTGCTCTAA
- a CDS encoding HDOD domain-containing protein has translation MNHERGQSFLLELPTLRLELPFSPILLNKLFFQTGDGSMAPLDDIAETIAKDQGLTAKVLTMANSAFYGLQSEVRTVNRAVTVLGLNEIRTLILALGVRHIATLHPLPGTFDISSYFEHQLAVGLAAKELAPVLGAPDADNLFTAGVLHDLGKLLTAQHRPADWKDIETLAKTDVIPFHLAEDRHWGLDHGLIGSMVLKAWNLPSELTEPVNWHHAPTHAPDHRRAALTLCTADAIIHFLTNPVAPATAPWQNVLAKFRLSIDDTLESIQTVLASRPPNLFAAAA, from the coding sequence ATGAACCACGAACGCGGACAAAGCTTTCTTCTGGAGCTGCCGACCCTGCGCCTGGAACTCCCCTTCTCACCCATCCTGCTCAACAAGCTTTTCTTCCAGACAGGCGACGGCTCCATGGCCCCCCTTGATGACATCGCGGAAACCATCGCCAAGGACCAGGGGCTTACGGCCAAAGTCCTGACCATGGCCAACTCCGCCTTCTATGGCCTGCAATCCGAAGTGCGCACCGTCAACCGCGCCGTCACCGTGCTGGGCTTAAACGAGATTCGCACCCTCATCCTGGCCCTGGGCGTGCGCCACATCGCCACGCTCCACCCGCTGCCCGGAACCTTCGACATCTCCAGCTACTTCGAGCATCAACTGGCCGTGGGGCTGGCCGCCAAGGAACTGGCCCCCGTCCTCGGCGCCCCCGACGCCGACAATCTCTTTACCGCCGGCGTCCTCCACGACCTGGGAAAACTCCTCACCGCACAGCACCGCCCGGCCGACTGGAAGGACATCGAAACCCTGGCCAAAACCGACGTCATCCCCTTCCACCTGGCCGAGGACCGGCATTGGGGCCTCGACCACGGCCTCATCGGCTCCATGGTCCTCAAGGCCTGGAACCTGCCTTCCGAGCTTACCGAACCCGTCAACTGGCACCACGCCCCGACACACGCCCCAGACCATCGGCGCGCCGCCCTGACACTGTGTACAGCCGACGCCATCATCCACTTCCTGACCAATCCGGTTGCACCGGCCACTGCACCCTGGCAGAACGTGTTGGCCAAATTCCGCCTCTCCATAGACGACACCCTGGAATCCATACAAACCGTCCTGGCCTCCCGCCCGCCCAACCTGTTCGCCGCCGCCGCATAG
- a CDS encoding tetratricopeptide repeat protein, whose amino-acid sequence MADKDELFSVRESGGEKHQPSGKAHDRIKGVFSTQAIQRVGTGTTTRKTIQKMYWFVEELGDKLLEIQPLNKNYVPSGPKRKITVDELLEKFSPEPEFYVSTVYPKMRELNMTIVKGEKHRSKGEIFSAELEFGQALAVDEENVRANFGLGLTYLDRGEANKAQDIFERLVRLDAAFDKEHKHLFNEFGINLRKNKMLDQALDYYKRAEDLTQSDENLLYNIARAFFEKKNIEQCFEYLKKALDINPDLMAAKKFITYLVEKNLLPGQVASDIIGSADTAASSSPSDPESGGPISGQP is encoded by the coding sequence ATGGCTGACAAGGACGAACTTTTTTCCGTACGCGAATCCGGCGGTGAAAAGCACCAACCATCCGGCAAGGCCCATGACCGGATCAAAGGTGTTTTTTCCACCCAGGCCATCCAGCGCGTGGGCACAGGCACCACCACCCGGAAAACCATACAGAAAATGTACTGGTTCGTGGAAGAGCTTGGCGACAAGCTTCTGGAAATACAGCCCCTCAACAAAAACTACGTCCCTTCCGGCCCGAAACGCAAAATCACCGTGGACGAGCTCCTGGAGAAGTTTTCCCCGGAGCCTGAATTCTACGTCAGCACCGTCTACCCCAAAATGCGTGAACTCAACATGACCATCGTCAAGGGAGAGAAGCACCGCAGCAAGGGGGAGATATTTAGCGCCGAACTCGAATTCGGCCAGGCCTTGGCCGTGGACGAGGAAAACGTCCGGGCCAACTTCGGTTTGGGGCTAACCTACCTGGACCGGGGCGAGGCCAACAAGGCCCAGGACATCTTCGAACGCCTGGTCCGGCTGGATGCGGCCTTCGACAAGGAACACAAGCATCTTTTCAATGAGTTCGGCATCAACCTGCGCAAAAACAAGATGCTCGACCAGGCCCTGGACTACTACAAACGGGCCGAAGATCTGACCCAGAGCGATGAGAACCTCCTCTATAACATCGCCCGGGCCTTCTTCGAGAAAAAAAACATCGAGCAGTGCTTTGAATATTTGAAAAAAGCCCTGGATATCAATCCCGATCTCATGGCGGCGAAGAAGTTCATTACCTACCTGGTGGAAAAAAATCTGCTGCCCGGCCAAGTCGCCTCCGACATCATCGGCAGCGCCGACACCGCAGCCTCCTCTTCACCCTCCGATCCCGAATCCGGCGGACCAATCAGCGGGCAGCCCTGA
- the gmk gene encoding guanylate kinase, protein MTTNRLGLLFVVCAPSGAGKSTLLAALCREFPELAFSVSATTRPPRPGEVDGRDYHFMSVEEFSSLRDTGHFAEWAKVHGNFYGTPMRPVVDQLASGKDVLFDIDVAGADQLRQVFADGAYVFILPPSREELARRLSGRGTETPEVVARRLANAAGEIAQAARFDYLVVNDVLPQALDRLRAVYLAERSRTRLLPGLVEKLVAQFR, encoded by the coding sequence ATGACGACTAACCGGCTGGGACTTTTATTCGTGGTCTGCGCCCCCTCCGGCGCGGGCAAGTCCACCCTGCTTGCGGCCCTGTGCCGGGAATTTCCCGAGCTGGCCTTCTCCGTGTCCGCCACCACCCGCCCGCCCCGGCCCGGAGAGGTGGACGGCCGCGACTACCATTTCATGTCCGTGGAGGAATTCTCCAGCCTGCGGGACACCGGACATTTCGCCGAGTGGGCCAAGGTGCACGGCAATTTCTACGGCACGCCCATGCGCCCGGTGGTGGACCAGCTGGCCTCGGGAAAAGACGTGCTCTTCGACATCGACGTGGCCGGGGCCGACCAGTTGCGCCAGGTCTTTGCGGATGGGGCCTACGTGTTCATCCTGCCGCCATCCCGGGAAGAATTGGCCAGGCGGCTGTCCGGCCGGGGCACCGAAACCCCTGAAGTCGTCGCCCGCAGGCTGGCCAATGCCGCTGGCGAGATCGCCCAGGCGGCCCGCTTCGACTATCTGGTGGTCAACGACGTCCTGCCACAGGCCCTGGACCGGCTACGCGCCGTGTATCTGGCCGAACGCTCCCGGACCCGGCTTTTGCCCGGACTTGTGGAGAAGCTTGTGGCCCAGTTCCGCTGA
- a CDS encoding DUF370 domain-containing protein: protein MAKNALLNIGFGNFLVASRVVAIVSPTSSPMRRLREDARADNRLVDATQGRKTRSIIITDSNHVVLSGIQAETIGQRFIQEDASDDD, encoded by the coding sequence ATGGCGAAAAACGCCCTCTTGAACATCGGGTTCGGCAATTTCCTGGTGGCCTCGCGGGTGGTGGCCATCGTCAGCCCCACGTCCTCCCCCATGCGCCGCCTGCGCGAGGACGCCCGGGCGGACAACCGGCTGGTGGACGCCACCCAGGGCCGCAAAACCCGCTCCATCATCATCACCGACTCCAACCATGTGGTGCTCTCGGGCATCCAGGCCGAGACCATCGGCCAGCGTTTCATCCAGGAGGACGCATCAGATGACGACTAA
- a CDS encoding YicC/YloC family endoribonuclease produces MPKSMTGFGRSRLENDAFTQTWEVRGINSRFLDLKWRLPLFLRCRETQLEKVVREYATRGRIEIHLHFQSPRPEIQHISLNRPVALAMFDQLAALAAERGASFSPDVNRLLSVSALWQEDLDEPDPALVAALSEGLRAALADFSESRAKEGQCLAKDIVARLGSMDAWCADLARLAPGVKQERTDALLARIRTAMDKAGAEVSEDRLLQETAILADRLDVSEELTRLAEHLKRLRRLLADGGEMGKKLDFLIQETFREINTCGNKAQSMDISRLVVDFKAELEKCREQAQNIE; encoded by the coding sequence ATGCCCAAAAGCATGACCGGCTTCGGCCGCAGCCGACTGGAAAACGACGCCTTCACCCAGACCTGGGAGGTCCGGGGCATCAACAGCCGCTTCCTCGACCTCAAATGGCGGCTGCCCCTTTTTCTGCGCTGCCGCGAGACGCAGCTCGAAAAGGTCGTCCGCGAGTACGCCACCCGGGGGCGCATCGAAATCCATCTGCATTTCCAGTCGCCGCGGCCCGAGATCCAGCACATCTCCTTAAACCGCCCCGTGGCCCTGGCCATGTTCGACCAACTGGCCGCCCTGGCGGCCGAACGCGGCGCCTCGTTTTCCCCGGACGTCAACCGCCTGCTGTCCGTGTCCGCCCTGTGGCAGGAGGATCTGGACGAACCCGATCCCGCCCTGGTGGCGGCCCTGTCGGAGGGCCTGCGGGCCGCCCTGGCGGATTTCTCCGAATCCCGGGCCAAAGAAGGGCAATGCCTGGCCAAGGACATCGTGGCCCGGCTTGGCAGCATGGACGCCTGGTGTGCGGACCTGGCTCGGCTGGCCCCCGGGGTGAAGCAGGAACGCACCGACGCCCTGTTGGCGCGCATCCGGACGGCCATGGACAAGGCCGGGGCCGAAGTCTCCGAGGATCGCCTGCTGCAGGAAACGGCCATCCTGGCCGACCGTCTGGACGTCTCCGAGGAACTGACCCGGCTGGCCGAACATCTCAAGCGCCTGCGGCGGCTTTTGGCCGACGGCGGCGAGATGGGCAAGAAGCTCGACTTCCTCATCCAGGAGACCTTCCGGGAGATCAACACCTGCGGCAACAAGGCCCAGAGCATGGACATCAGCCGTCTCGTGGTGGACTTCAAGGCCGAACTCGAGAAATGCCGCGAACAGGCGCAAAACATCGAATGA
- a CDS encoding DUF4416 family protein, with product MSTPGDPGPAMAVLSVLSARMDDLWPVLLPRITDLLGPPCRISEDLPFSFTTYYDAELDTPIVRRLLGFSRLVPQDALADVKLATNALEKALAREDGRRTVNLDPGLLTQERLVLATGKNFGHRIYLRDGIFADLTLVFRKGSWHILPWTFPDYRSPELQAELTALRGIFRQCPEISKATPQPSSA from the coding sequence ATGAGCACCCCTGGCGATCCCGGCCCGGCCATGGCCGTGCTCTCGGTCTTAAGCGCCCGCATGGACGACCTGTGGCCCGTGCTGTTGCCCCGGATCACGGACCTTCTCGGCCCCCCCTGCCGCATATCCGAAGACTTGCCCTTTTCCTTCACCACATATTATGATGCCGAGTTGGACACGCCCATCGTACGCCGCCTGCTGGGATTTTCCCGGCTGGTTCCCCAGGACGCCCTGGCGGACGTAAAGCTTGCCACCAACGCCCTGGAAAAGGCCCTGGCCCGCGAGGACGGCCGCCGCACGGTCAACCTCGACCCGGGACTGCTGACCCAGGAGCGCCTGGTCCTGGCCACGGGCAAGAACTTCGGGCACCGCATCTATCTGCGCGACGGCATTTTCGCCGATCTGACCCTTGTCTTTCGCAAAGGCTCCTGGCACATCCTGCCCTGGACGTTTCCCGACTACCGCTCCCCGGAGCTTCAGGCCGAACTGACCGCGCTGCGGGGGATTTTCCGCCAATGTCCGGAAATCTCCAAGGCCACACCCCAACCATCATCCGCATAA
- a CDS encoding MiaB/RimO family radical SAM methylthiotransferase, which translates to MLGGKRPQTMNGDRTFHFRTLGCKVNAYDAQALREELHARGYVEVDSPDDASLLVVNTCAVTARAAAESRRIAAALRRDHPRAEIIAAGCAVRAVPGFLDGLPGIAAAPVIADVASAMPPFSDSPAAPHMAAAAGVSEFPRARAVIKVQDGCSHGCAYCIIPRARGASRSRPVAQVTAEALRLAAAGFREIVLSGINLGHYGRDLPQAPDFWDLLAAVWRTLESAHPGLVRLRLSSLDPGMLTQKALDVLAAAPSVCPHLHVSLQSAAPEVLAAMRRGHYHPADVADFVSDLGRIWPVMALGADILTGFPGESDTDFRATLDFCRALPLTYAHVFPYSRRPGALAANFPGQLPADVKKERARILRELARDKKTAFARTVAALPRLAFVAERARPARGVCEYYLECRLGGPGQGDIRLRQLVAAVPLGVAGADATDILVRAASPMPPHKDAS; encoded by the coding sequence GTGCTTGGTGGTAAGCGCCCCCAAACCATGAACGGCGACCGGACATTTCATTTCCGCACCCTGGGCTGCAAGGTCAACGCCTACGACGCCCAGGCCCTGCGCGAGGAGTTGCACGCCCGGGGATATGTCGAGGTCGACTCCCCGGACGACGCCAGCCTTCTCGTGGTCAACACCTGCGCCGTGACCGCCAGGGCGGCCGCTGAATCCCGGCGCATCGCCGCCGCCCTGCGCCGCGACCACCCCCGGGCGGAAATCATTGCCGCCGGATGCGCCGTACGCGCCGTACCGGGTTTTCTCGACGGCCTGCCCGGCATCGCCGCCGCGCCGGTGATCGCCGATGTGGCCTCGGCCATGCCCCCTTTCTCCGACAGCCCCGCCGCGCCGCACATGGCCGCCGCTGCGGGCGTCTCGGAATTTCCCCGGGCCCGGGCGGTCATCAAGGTCCAGGACGGCTGCTCCCACGGTTGCGCCTATTGCATCATCCCCCGGGCCCGGGGGGCGTCGCGCTCCCGGCCCGTGGCTCAGGTGACGGCCGAGGCCCTGCGCCTGGCCGCAGCCGGATTCCGGGAAATCGTCCTAAGCGGCATCAACCTTGGGCATTACGGGCGCGACCTGCCCCAGGCCCCCGACTTCTGGGATCTTTTGGCCGCCGTCTGGCGCACCCTGGAATCGGCCCACCCCGGCCTGGTCCGCCTGCGCCTGAGTTCCCTGGACCCGGGCATGCTCACGCAAAAGGCCCTGGATGTCCTGGCCGCTGCGCCGTCCGTATGCCCCCATCTGCATGTTTCCCTGCAAAGCGCCGCCCCGGAAGTTCTGGCCGCCATGCGCCGGGGCCATTATCACCCTGCGGACGTGGCGGATTTCGTGTCTGACCTGGGCCGGATCTGGCCGGTCATGGCCCTTGGAGCGGACATTCTGACCGGATTTCCCGGCGAATCGGACACCGACTTCCGGGCCACCCTGGATTTCTGCCGCGCCCTGCCCCTGACCTACGCCCATGTCTTTCCCTATTCCCGGCGTCCCGGCGCCCTGGCCGCAAATTTCCCCGGCCAGCTCCCGGCCGACGTGAAAAAAGAACGCGCCCGCATCCTGCGCGAACTGGCCCGGGACAAAAAAACCGCCTTCGCCCGCACCGTGGCCGCCCTGCCCCGGCTGGCCTTTGTGGCCGAACGGGCCAGACCCGCCCGGGGCGTGTGCGAATATTACCTGGAATGCCGCCTGGGCGGCCCCGGACAGGGCGACATCCGCCTCCGGCAACTGGTCGCGGCCGTGCCGCTCGGGGTCGCGGGGGCGGACGCCACGGACATCCTGGTCCGCGCCGCGTCCCCGATGCCCCCCCATAAGGACGCTTCATGA
- a CDS encoding EAL domain-containing protein, whose amino-acid sequence MESGVVAAVSAAPAWSEIAGTVRYPRQYRGLAQDCFVGLAAGAHTAAPAGGHLSGRGLPLSVLEPVCREYSRWSRHGDAPGLLLAAVGAPRGGRDVARAAAVAAKVVSGLDLDPARVVLVFDCEELQEEPLASLNAFLELKRHGLKLGIDFSDIEHLPYRFLEMLPADYLRVGHEADHGLSPQAAFTGPGFAERLKNVCAFAENLLMDVIVAGVDSASKYDLLADLRCRFGQGAYFPAVSPSEKSFGLFDTNGPPPGL is encoded by the coding sequence ATGGAATCCGGCGTCGTCGCCGCTGTGAGCGCCGCGCCTGCCTGGTCCGAGATCGCAGGGACCGTGCGCTATCCCCGCCAGTACCGCGGCCTTGCGCAGGATTGTTTTGTCGGACTTGCGGCGGGCGCCCATACGGCAGCGCCTGCTGGTGGGCATCTGTCCGGCAGGGGCCTGCCCCTTTCGGTTCTTGAGCCGGTGTGCCGGGAATATTCCCGGTGGTCCCGCCACGGCGACGCCCCCGGACTCTTGTTGGCCGCTGTGGGAGCGCCCCGGGGTGGCCGGGATGTCGCCCGGGCGGCGGCAGTGGCCGCCAAGGTGGTGTCCGGCCTGGATCTCGATCCCGCCCGGGTGGTGCTGGTCTTTGACTGCGAGGAGCTTCAGGAGGAGCCGCTGGCTTCCCTGAACGCCTTTTTGGAACTGAAACGCCACGGCCTGAAACTGGGGATCGATTTTTCCGACATCGAACATCTTCCCTATCGCTTCCTGGAAATGTTGCCCGCCGATTATCTGCGGGTGGGGCATGAGGCCGACCACGGCCTTTCCCCTCAGGCGGCGTTTACCGGTCCCGGTTTCGCGGAGAGGCTCAAAAACGTGTGCGCCTTTGCCGAGAATCTGCTCATGGACGTGATCGTGGCCGGAGTGGACAGCGCCTCGAAGTACGATCTTTTGGCCGACTTGCGCTGCCGGTTCGGGCAGGGCGCGTATTTCCCAGCCGTTTCGCCCTCCGAAAAGTCGTTTGGACTTTTCGACACAAACGGCCCTCCCCCCGGTTTGTAA